From a region of the Tateyamaria omphalii genome:
- a CDS encoding isopenicillin N synthase family dioxygenase → MIPVLDWTKAQTDRAAFRSQLGPAVRETGFFLLANPQVPHTLRDEVFALADTFFNQPRAEKAKLSILDTPHYRGWAKPGDESLDETRPEVDSKETFNIGYDLAPDDPRVLADEPFRGVNRWPDIPGFADTMLAYYDACQTQASALLSVMAEDLGLPATHFADLFTEPLSAMRLLHYPPASGAANEIGAGAHTDYGAITLLMTDGEPGLQVQPRGGDWTDVPHVPGAYVVNIGDCLMRWTNDIYVSTPHRVLPPKRQRRSVAFFCEANPDARVAALPGTGDAKYPPIRAADYLASRLAATYAPKETT, encoded by the coding sequence ATGATCCCTGTCCTCGACTGGACCAAAGCACAAACAGACCGCGCGGCCTTTCGGTCCCAATTGGGCCCGGCGGTGCGCGAAACCGGGTTCTTCCTGCTGGCAAACCCGCAAGTGCCGCACACCCTGCGGGACGAGGTGTTCGCGCTGGCAGACACGTTCTTCAACCAACCGCGCGCCGAGAAGGCCAAACTGTCGATCCTGGACACGCCGCATTATCGCGGCTGGGCGAAGCCGGGGGACGAGTCCCTGGACGAAACGCGGCCCGAGGTGGACAGCAAGGAGACCTTCAACATCGGCTATGACCTTGCGCCAGATGATCCCCGCGTCTTGGCCGATGAACCCTTTCGCGGGGTGAACCGCTGGCCTGATATCCCCGGCTTTGCCGACACGATGCTGGCCTATTACGACGCGTGCCAGACACAAGCCTCGGCGCTTTTGAGCGTTATGGCCGAGGACCTTGGCCTGCCCGCCACGCATTTTGCCGATCTGTTTACCGAACCGTTGTCGGCCATGCGGCTGCTGCACTACCCGCCCGCCAGCGGTGCAGCGAATGAAATCGGCGCGGGCGCACATACAGATTATGGCGCGATCACGCTGCTGATGACGGACGGCGAGCCGGGGTTGCAGGTGCAGCCACGGGGTGGCGACTGGACAGATGTGCCCCACGTTCCCGGCGCTTATGTGGTCAATATCGGCGACTGCCTGATGCGGTGGACAAACGACATCTACGTCTCGACCCCGCACCGGGTGCTGCCACCCAAGCGCCAGCGGCGTTCGGTTGCCTTCTTCTGCGAAGCGAACCCGGATGCGCGGGTCGCGGCCCTGCCCGGCACAGGCGACGCCAAGTATCCACCCATCCGGGCCGCCGACTATCTGGCGTCGCGGCTGGCGGCGACCTATGCGCCGAAGGAAACCACATGA
- a CDS encoding NAD(P)H-dependent oxidoreductase produces MRALIIFCHPKEDSFNAAVLGTVTTHLEKAGVEYRLRDLYRSNFMPVLTAHELDCYLDESCNADPVAQDVADVQWADALIFIYPTWWYGLPAMLKGWLDRVLLPGVAFIMPKGEGDNIQPGLTHIKRLGVFTTCGASWWLTTLIGAPGRKMLTRGVRAICAKRCRTVFAAHYLMDSSTDTSRSQYLRKVAERMERLTA; encoded by the coding sequence ATGCGTGCGCTCATCATTTTTTGCCATCCCAAGGAGGACAGCTTTAACGCCGCCGTGCTGGGCACGGTCACGACCCATCTGGAGAAAGCAGGCGTCGAATACCGCTTGCGCGACCTTTATCGGTCGAACTTCATGCCAGTGCTCACCGCCCATGAGCTGGATTGCTATCTGGACGAAAGCTGCAACGCCGATCCGGTGGCGCAGGATGTGGCGGATGTGCAATGGGCCGATGCGCTGATCTTTATCTATCCGACGTGGTGGTATGGCCTGCCCGCGATGCTGAAGGGCTGGCTCGACCGGGTGCTGTTGCCTGGTGTCGCGTTTATCATGCCCAAGGGCGAAGGGGACAACATCCAGCCCGGCCTGACCCACATCAAACGCTTGGGCGTTTTCACGACCTGCGGCGCATCTTGGTGGCTGACGACCCTGATTGGTGCGCCCGGTCGCAAGATGCTGACACGCGGCGTGCGCGCCATTTGTGCCAAGAGGTGTCGCACCGTTTTTGCGGCGCATTACCTGATGGACAGTTCCACCGATACGTCGCGGTCACAGTACCTTAGGAAAGTGGCCGAACGTATGGAAAGGCTGACGGCATGA
- a CDS encoding NAD(P)H-dependent oxidoreductase: MTPAPTVPSEPQRALVLAAHPVPDSFNAALHTQVVQSLLGRGWDVDDCDLYAEGFDPVMSEADRRGYHDVPDNVEPVKDYVDRLRAADALVMVFPVWNFGYPAMLKGFLDRVFLPGVSFRLDDGKVVPNLTRIRRLAAVTTYGGTRLRAMLCGDPPRKCITRAVWHVCRPRTTKYLALYDMNRATDAQRRRFLTHVGEQLRTF, encoded by the coding sequence ATGACGCCAGCACCCACCGTCCCGTCCGAACCACAGCGCGCTTTGGTGCTGGCAGCGCACCCGGTGCCTGACAGCTTCAATGCAGCGTTGCATACGCAAGTGGTTCAGTCATTGTTGGGGCGTGGTTGGGACGTGGATGATTGCGACCTCTATGCCGAAGGCTTCGATCCCGTAATGTCGGAGGCCGACAGGCGCGGCTATCATGACGTGCCGGACAATGTTGAACCCGTGAAGGACTATGTCGACCGTTTGCGCGCGGCCGACGCACTGGTCATGGTCTTTCCGGTGTGGAATTTCGGATACCCGGCGATGCTCAAGGGCTTTCTCGACCGGGTGTTTTTGCCGGGCGTGTCTTTCCGGTTGGACGATGGCAAGGTCGTCCCGAACCTGACACGCATTCGGCGGCTGGCGGCTGTCACCACATATGGTGGCACGCGGCTGCGGGCCATGCTGTGCGGGGATCCCCCGCGCAAATGCATCACGCGCGCCGTTTGGCACGTGTGCAGGCCACGAACGACCAAATACCTTGCCCTTTATGACATGAACCGGGCAACGGACGCACAGCGGCGCCGCTTCCTGACCCATGTCGGAGAACAATTAAGGACGTTCTGA
- a CDS encoding FAD-binding oxidoreductase: MNIDAAKAALAHLDIDEKEASIRASSRDFFWYSPVLKDRLDHVVADFVVRPRNEAEVIEVLKVCYHHDVPVTTRGAGTGNYGQAMPLEGGCVMHLRWMDKVKAVHPGRVIVEPGCLLKDLDAACKEQSGQEIRMFSSTWATATIGGFIAGGSGGVGSCTWGSLRDLGNIIRLRVVTMEEEPRILEFRGEELARVSHAYGTNGIITEIEMPLAPAYDWVEMFVTSKDFMAATRFAQDLANEDGILIKLATVFEAPVAKDYFQRVAPHVEADDTLIGLMVAPHSMDGFQTLLGRSPALNLIYRSDDHDWDRSPGTVFEYGWNHTTLRALKVDPSITYLQVRFGYPNQLDLIEKMREALSPEVLHHLEVLKEGGKVMFAGLSLVKFTTEERLDEIVKIHEDAGAMVFNPHRYTLEEGGRQTVDDRQLKFKREADPKGLLNPGKMIAWDDPDFDFAEMYSYPKIQAAE, encoded by the coding sequence ATGAACATCGACGCCGCCAAAGCCGCCCTCGCCCATCTGGACATCGACGAGAAAGAGGCCAGCATTCGCGCCTCATCCCGCGACTTCTTCTGGTACTCACCCGTGCTCAAGGACCGGCTGGACCATGTCGTTGCCGACTTCGTCGTGCGCCCGCGGAATGAAGCGGAGGTGATCGAGGTGCTCAAGGTTTGTTACCACCACGATGTGCCCGTCACGACGCGCGGCGCGGGGACCGGGAATTATGGGCAGGCGATGCCGCTGGAGGGCGGGTGCGTGATGCACCTGCGCTGGATGGACAAGGTGAAAGCGGTGCATCCGGGCCGTGTGATTGTCGAACCGGGATGTTTGCTGAAAGATCTGGATGCAGCCTGCAAGGAGCAGTCGGGGCAGGAAATCCGCATGTTTTCGAGCACATGGGCGACGGCCACGATCGGCGGATTTATCGCGGGTGGCTCGGGCGGTGTCGGGTCCTGCACATGGGGGTCGTTGCGCGATCTGGGCAACATTATCCGCCTGCGCGTTGTCACCATGGAGGAAGAGCCGCGCATTCTTGAGTTCCGGGGCGAGGAGCTGGCCCGCGTCAGCCATGCCTACGGCACCAACGGCATCATCACCGAGATCGAGATGCCCCTTGCGCCCGCCTATGACTGGGTGGAGATGTTCGTCACCTCCAAGGACTTTATGGCCGCCACCCGCTTTGCCCAGGACCTTGCAAACGAGGACGGCATTCTGATCAAGCTGGCCACCGTGTTCGAGGCGCCGGTGGCCAAGGATTACTTCCAGCGCGTGGCGCCGCATGTCGAGGCCGACGATACCCTGATCGGCCTGATGGTCGCGCCGCATTCGATGGACGGGTTTCAGACGCTGTTGGGCCGCAGTCCGGCGCTGAACCTGATCTACCGCAGCGATGATCACGATTGGGACCGGTCGCCGGGCACCGTCTTTGAATACGGCTGGAACCATACGACACTGCGCGCGCTCAAGGTCGATCCGTCGATCACGTATTTGCAGGTGCGCTTTGGCTATCCGAACCAATTGGACCTGATCGAAAAGATGCGCGAGGCGCTGTCGCCCGAGGTGCTGCATCACCTTGAGGTGCTCAAAGAAGGCGGCAAGGTCATGTTTGCGGGCCTGTCCCTTGTCAAATTCACGACCGAGGAGCGGCTGGACGAGATCGTCAAGATACACGAGGACGCGGGCGCCATGGTGTTCAACCCGCACCGCTACACGCTGGAGGAAGGCGGGCGGCAGACGGTCGATGACCGGCAGTTGAAGTTCAAGCGCGAGGCGGACCCCAAGGGCCTGCTCAACCCCGGCAAGATGATCGCCTGGGATGATCCGGACTTCGATTTTGCCGAGATGTATTCCTATCCCAAGATACAGGCTGCCGAATGA
- a CDS encoding cytosine deaminase gives MDFRALPSGHITLADVTVPACLTGQDGDLITTDLHIDDGKISDTPGQRVDMGRAMVLPCFTDMHVHLDKGHIWPRASNPDGSFMGALTTVRADHANWSADDLRARMEFGLACAYAHGSRAVRTHLDSIPPQPQITWPVFSELREAWAGRIDLQGVCLIGCDGFSEDGDFKVTADLVAEHGGTLGMVTYPVPDLRDRLEGFFRLATARGLDADFHVDETMDASSETLRLIAEVALEVGFGGRIVVGHCCSLSTQDDARAMDTLDLVARAGLHVVSLPMCNLYLQDRTPEGTARTPRGRGVTLVHEMRARGIPVSFASDNTRDPFYAYGDLDMLEVMRQATRIAHLDHARTDWVTSFTTQPAATCGFEAQSLAPGAPADLVIFKAREWTELYARPQSDRIVLRNGAAIDRTLPDYSTLDHLWETP, from the coding sequence ATGGATTTTCGCGCCCTGCCCAGCGGACACATAACCCTTGCCGATGTTACCGTTCCTGCCTGCCTGACCGGGCAGGACGGCGACCTGATCACCACCGATCTGCACATTGACGATGGCAAGATCAGCGACACACCCGGCCAGCGCGTCGATATGGGTCGGGCGATGGTGCTTCCGTGTTTCACCGATATGCACGTGCATCTGGACAAGGGGCATATCTGGCCGCGGGCGTCGAACCCCGACGGGTCGTTCATGGGCGCGCTCACCACCGTGCGCGCCGATCATGCCAACTGGTCGGCGGACGATCTGCGCGCCCGGATGGAGTTCGGCCTCGCTTGCGCCTATGCCCATGGCAGCCGTGCGGTGCGCACGCATCTGGACAGTATCCCGCCGCAGCCGCAGATCACGTGGCCCGTGTTTTCCGAATTGCGCGAGGCGTGGGCCGGTCGGATCGACCTGCAGGGCGTGTGCCTGATCGGCTGCGATGGATTTTCCGAGGACGGCGATTTCAAGGTGACCGCCGATCTGGTGGCCGAGCACGGCGGGACGTTGGGCATGGTCACCTATCCGGTGCCCGATCTGCGCGACCGGCTTGAGGGGTTCTTTCGCCTCGCCACGGCGCGCGGCCTTGATGCTGATTTCCATGTGGACGAGACGATGGACGCATCCTCGGAAACCCTCCGCCTGATTGCCGAAGTGGCGCTGGAGGTCGGGTTCGGCGGGCGCATCGTGGTCGGCCATTGCTGTTCGCTGTCCACGCAGGACGACGCGCGGGCGATGGACACGCTGGATCTGGTCGCAAGGGCCGGGCTGCATGTGGTCAGCCTGCCGATGTGCAATCTGTATCTTCAGGACCGTACACCCGAAGGCACCGCGCGCACTCCGCGCGGGCGGGGTGTGACGCTGGTGCATGAGATGCGCGCGCGGGGCATTCCGGTGTCCTTTGCGTCCGACAACACACGCGATCCGTTCTATGCCTATGGCGATCTGGATATGCTGGAGGTGATGCGGCAGGCGACGCGCATTGCACATCTGGATCACGCGCGCACCGATTGGGTGACATCCTTTACCACACAACCTGCCGCAACGTGCGGGTTTGAGGCGCAGAGCCTTGCGCCCGGCGCGCCTGCTGACCTCGTCATTTTCAAAGCGCGGGAATGGACCGAGCTCTATGCCCGCCCGCAATCCGACCGTATCGTTCTGCGGAATGGCGCCGCCATCGACCGCACATTGCCCGACTATTCCACCCTTGACCATCTGTGGGAGACACCATGA